A genomic stretch from Eriocheir sinensis breed Jianghai 21 chromosome 31, ASM2467909v1, whole genome shotgun sequence includes:
- the LOC127005949 gene encoding 28S ribosomal protein S17, mitochondrial-like produces MASSVQRGALLIGQCIAHKTPNAAKVRVKRLKFDDNLNMYFRKHTNYFAHDPEGVCKTGDIVLIKEMPEKVTVLITHSLVKKVYAFGDITDPITGKKVVVGQYRDHVEQRNEMFGVAEDGSGGFKYAEAPDRGWQEGKTDFTHKVGYQKWHEFEPGHPLHNDPAAS; encoded by the exons ATGGCGTCCTCAGTCCAGCGCGGCGCCCTCCTCATCGGCCAGTGTATAGCCCACAAGACTCCCAACGCCGCCAAAGTGAGGGTGAAGCGGCTAAAGTTCGACGATAATCTCAACATG TATTTTCGAAAGCACACAAATTATTTTGCACATGACCCAGAAGGAGTGTGTAAGACTGGTGACATTGTGTTGATCAA GGAGATGCCAGAGAAAGTTACTGTATTAATTACTCACTCATTGGTCAAAAAGGTTTACGCGTTTGGAGATATAACGGATCCCATCACTGGCAAGAAGGTTGTAGTTGGGCAGTATAG GGACCACGTGGAGCAACGGAATGAAATGTTTGGTGTGGCGGAGGACGGGAGTGGTGGCTTCAAGTACGCAGAAGCACCAGACAGAGGTTGGCAGGAAGGCAAAACAGACTTCACACACAAG gTTGGCTACCAGAAGTGGCACGAGTTTGAGCCAGGCCACCCACTACATAATGATCCTGCTGCAAGTTAG
- the LOC127006024 gene encoding cyclin-dependent kinase 20-like gives MEAYTVVGRIGEGAHGVVVRARHNLTGRLVALKKVPLRRLDHGMPTTALREIKALQQINSQHVMRLLEVFADGAGFVLAFELMLGDLGEMLRDASRPLTRAHVKTYMTMLLSGVAFLHKHNIMHRDLKPANLLISEKGQLKIADLGLCRVFSRQGKRLYSHQVATRWYRAPELLYGARQYREGVDLWAVGCIFAEMINNCPLFPGESDIDQLCVVLQVLGTPSEATWPGLAQLPDYRKITFPECQPVPLSQVLPEASPDALDLVKKFLIYWSEKRIPAAQALQHPYFFTPPAPCPRSQMPLPPLEKPPPPATQEYTTNFPLSALAHALHAHLDPAM, from the exons ATGGAGGCGTACACGGTGGTGGGGCGGATCGGCGAGGGCGCGCACGGGGTGGTGGTGCGGGCCCGACACAACCTGACGGGGCGGCTGGTGGCGCTGAAGAAGGTTCCGCTGCGGAGGCTGGACCACGGGATGCCCACCACGGCGCTCAGGGAGATCAAGGCGCTGCAGCAGATCAACTCACAGCAT GTGATGCGGCTGCTGGAGGTGTTTGCTGACGGGGCGGGCTTCGTGCTGGCCTTCGAACTGATGCTGGGCGACCTGGGCGAGATGCTGAGGGACGCGTCGAGGCCCCTCACTCGCGCCCACGTCAAGACCTACATGACCATGCTGCTCTCGGGCGTCGCCTTCCTGCACAAACACAACATAATGCATAGA GACCTGAAACCCGCCAACCTGCTGATCAGTGAGAAGGGGCAGCTCAAGATAGCAGACCTGGGGCTGTGTCGGGTGTTCTCGCGACAGGGGAAGAGGCTCTACTCCCACCAG GTGGCGACGCGGTGGTACAGGGCGCCGGAGCTGCTGTACGGGGCGCGCCAGTACCGGGAGGGCGTGGACCTGTGGGCAGTGGGCTGTATCTTCGCCGAGATGATCAACAACTGCCCGCTCTTCCCC GGCGAGAGTGACATCGACCAGCTGTGTGTGGTGCTACAGGTGCTGGGCACGCCCTCGGAGGCCACCTGGCCCGGCCTGGCCCAGCTGCCAGACTACAGGAAGATCACCTTcccggagtgccagcccgtgccccTCAGCCAGGTGCTGCCCGAGGCCTCGCCGGACGCCCTCGACCTGGTGAAGAAGTTCCTCATTTACTGGTCGGAGAAGAGGATTCCTGCCGCCCAG GCGCTGCAACACCCCTACTTCTTCACGCCCCCCGCCCCCTGCCCGAGGTCCCAGATGCCCCTGCCGCCCCTGGAGAAGCCGCCGCCGCCCGCAACTCAGGAGTACACCACCAACTTCCCCCTCAGCGCCCTGGCCCACGCCCTGCACGCCCACCTCGACCCCGCCATGTGA